The nucleotide sequence TCATATTCAAAGTCTGTCTTTAATAGAATTTGCAGAATATTTAGACCACCCGCTTTTAAAACTTGATGAAATCGATGATCTAAAAAAATACCAAGTTGTAATTGTAGACGGCTCTCCTTTTAAGGGAACCGTAAAATATGTAGGCGGTATCTTAAAAGCTGTAATAGACCATCATCCTGAAAGAATGAAGTCTACGGCAGCTTATACGGATATAAGAGTAGGTACCGGAGCCTGTTCTTCCATTATTTGGTCTTATTGGAAAGAATCCGGAAAAGAATATGACGGAATGACCGCGACAGCAATGATTGCGGGTATACAGCTGGATACGGCTTTTTTATCCAGAAGTGTAAGCAAACTTGATCTGGACGCTTATTATGAGCTCTATTTTAAATCGGATGTGCAAAAAACATATCAAATGATTAAAACGACAATAAACATCTGCGACCTAGAAGAAATAGGAAGGGCTTTTACCGACTATTTACGCATAGATAATTTTTTAATTGTAGAATTAAGTGAAGACTACTCAAGAGCTATTTTGTCGGTTGTAGCCGATTTTTTAATCTGGATAAAAGATATTTCTTTTGTTATTGTACTGGAAACAGACGGCCCTGAATATAAACTCTCCGCACGAAGCCGTGATAAAAACCTTGATGCAGGCTGGCTAATTCAAGAAGCAGTAAAAGACATGGGTTCGGGAGGCGGTCATGCACACATGGCCGGAGGAGCAATAGATGCAGAAAGATACTGCGGTAAAACCGCATTTTTAAACTCTATCATTAAGTTAGCTAATTCTGAACAAGGAAATAACTGTGGACGAAAATAACGAAAAAACTTTAAAGCGCATTTTTTTAAAAGACCGCGAAATTATTCTTTTAGGAACAGCCCATGTTTCTAAAGAAAGTATCAATGATGTTGAATCTACAATTAGGGAAGAAAACCCCGATTGTGTATGTGTAGAATTGGATGAAGTAAGGTATAAGTCCTTAACCTCAAAAGATGCTTGGCAGCAAATAAATATTTCCCAAGTATTAAGGGAGGGGAAAGGCTTTTTACTCCTTGCAAATCTGGTTCTAGCCTCTTTTCAAAAAAAACTTGGAAGCGACCTCGGCGTAAAACCCGGCGATGAGATGAAGGCCGCAATTGAAGTTTCTCAAGAACTAAACATAAAAACCGAAATGGTCGACCGCCCGATTCATACGACCTTAAAACGAGCTTGGGCAAAAAACCGCGGCTGGGGAAGGTCAAAGCTTTTAGCGACCCTTTTAAGTGCAGCATTTTCAAATGAAAAACTTGATGAAGATGAAATTGAAAAATTAAAAAATCAAAGCGCAATGGACAACATGATGCAGGAAATGGCCGAGTATCTTCCGAACATAAAAGGCGTTTTAATAGACGAGCGGGACCGCTATCTTGCATCAAAAATTTGGGAAAGCAGCGGCAAAAAAATTGTGGCTGTCTTGGGTGCAGGCCACCTTCCCGGAACGGAACGCTTTATAAAAGAACTGGAAGCAGGTACAAAAACAACGGATGTATCCGACATTGAAGTAATTCCGCCGAAAAGCACAGTAAGCAAAATTGCCGCTTGGATATTTCCCATAGTTATAATAGGCTTGATTGTTCTAGGCTTTTTTAAGGGAGGCGGTATAAAAACCGGCCAAATGCTTTTATCCTTTGTTCTTTGGAACGGAGGACTCGCAGCGATAGGAGCCGTTATCGCCATGGGGCATCCTCTGGCCATCCTAGCTTCATTTTTAGGAGCACCTTTTACAACGATAAACCCGTTTTTGGGTATAGGAATGATTTCAGGCCTTGTACAAGCTTGGGCAAAAAAGCCGCAAGTAAAAGACATGGAAAACCTTACACATGATGCAGGAAGCTTTTCAGGCTGGTATAAAAACAGAATAACAAAGGTTCTTCTTGTTTTTATTCTTTCTTCTCTCGGAAGCTCGATAGGAACATTTATGACGGTTCCGGCTCTTATTGCTAATCTGATTAAATAAAAAAGCCCGACAAAAAACTTCTGTAAGGGCTATAAAAAAGGAGGGGAACCTCTTTGAGGAGGTTCCCATTATGAAAAAAAAACTAAAAAATGGAAAAAGGCGCCGATCAGAATCGAACTGATGAATGAAGGTTTTGCAGACCTGTCCCTTACCACTTGGGTACGGCGCCGAACTTTGCCCAGTATACCAAAAAATACAAACTTTGGCAAGGGCTTATAGCAATTTTAATAAAAAAATAGTATAATATCAGATATGTTTGAAATGGAACCTGTTATAATAAAGAAAATATTTAAAAATCAGCCTCATTATATTCTTACATGGTCGCCTCTTACAAAGGCCGATAAGTACAAGATTAATCGTGCCGTTCCTGCAATGTCGGGTGTTTATGAACTTTATAAAATGGATAAAGAAAAACATCTCAATCTTTTATCGGTAACCCATGCATGGTACGGCGGTTTAAGAAGCAATATCAGGGAAGCTATAGACCCCGATACAAAAATAGATCCTGAAAGAAGAAAAATATTGGAAGACGACGATATAGAGCTTTATTACAGGTATTCATGCTCCGATTCTTTTGGGGACCTGTTGGATGTTGTCTGGTTTTTACATTCAACATATTTTCCTGATGATATTCGTGTAGAATCATCAAAGCGATATGAAAATTTTTTCCTTACAGAAAGAGCTCCCGATAAGGTTTACTGGCTGGAATAAATAAACTTATGAAAACCGAATTCTCACTTGCAAAAAAGAGCATACTATTTTTTTTATGTATTTTTTTATTGGCGGTCGATTTGAACTCCGCTTCTTTCGTAAAACGATTACCCAACTTTTACGATAATGTACCGAACGAAGAACTGGCAGCCGAAATAGTCGAAAACATGACCGATGAGGAACTTTTGGCTCAAACCTTTATGTTCGGCTGGGCAGGCCAAGATCCCGGTGACTTACTTTTGTCATGGATTCAAGACTCCGGATTGGGCAGTATCAAAGTTTTCGGCTGGAATACCGGCGATTCCCTCAAACTTGCAAAATCCATTTCCATTTTACAAAAAAAATCTCTCGAAGGAAGATTCGGTATCCCGCTTTTTGTTGCAACTGATCAAGAAGGAGGCTGGGTTCGGCATGTAAAGGGACTGACCTCTGAAACTCCCGGAAATCTTGCAATAGGAGCATCGGGCATACCTCAAGATTCTTACTATTCCGGCTATTATATTTCAAGAGAAATAAGGGCGCTAGGCATAAACTTAAACTTTGCACCGACAGTCGACCTTTTAACGGACCATGACTCGTCAATAATAGGCCCGCGCTCTTTCGGAGATTCCCCTAATGCTGCAGGAATATTAGGCGCCGCCTTTGTACGAGGAAGCAGGGATGCAGGCGTTCTTACAACGGCAAAACATTTTCCGGGACACGGAGATACCAGCATCGACAGTCACGGCCGTCTGCCTAAAATCGACATATCCGAAGAAACTTTCCGCAACAGGGAACTGATTCCTTTTAAATATCTGATAGATGCCGGCGTACCTGCAATTATGACAGGACACTTAAACTTTTCATCAATCTTACCCAATGGAGAACCTGCAACATTTTCCAAATATCTTTTAACGGATATACTGCGCGGAGAAATGGGTTTTAAAGGACTTATAATAACCGACGACATGATGATGCACGGGGCAATGAATTTTGCAGGAGGTATTGCAAAGGCTGTTAAAATGGCCTTAGAAGCCGGAAACGATATAATTGAGTCTTCTACAACGCCTCGGCACTATCAAGCTTTTTGGAAGGATAATATCAGGGCAATGAAGGAGGAACCTCAATTTAAAGAAAGGGTAAAGGATGCAGCCTTTAGAATTTTACTTGAAAAATTGAAGTATTTTAAAAGCGATAACTATGTTCCCATTCTGCCCGATATAGAAAAACTGGATGAAAGAATTCCCGATAAGGAAGGCCAAAAATTCTTTTTGAGTTTGGCCGGCCGTGCCACTACAATAGTGCGTGCTGCCGATATCCCTTTTAAGCCTGAAGAAAATGAGGATATACTTCTTGTATCTGCCTATAAAGATTTTTTTAAATATGGTTTAAAGCGTTTCCCCAAGGCAAAAATAATTGAAGTAGACTCAGCCTATTACCACGCACGGAACTTTGATACAATTATCTTTTGCCTTTCCGATAAATATTCTTTAGGGGTTTTGCAAAAAATAATGTACTCCTATCCCAAGAAAAAATACATAGTTATCTCGGTTTTATCTCCTGCATTTTTGGTAAAGGTCCCTAAAGTCCAAACGGCAATAGCCATTTACAGTTATTCGCCGGCATCCTTTACTGCTGCATTCGGAGCTCTTTGCGGAGACTTTATCCCTAACGGAAAACTTCCTATTTCAGGAATAGAGTAATGAAATGCTCGGTTATTCACCTTACAAATAAAAATATAGATCTCTTTATAGATAACATTCTTCCTTACGAGTACCTATGCATAAACCTTGCCGAATGCCTAAAAAAACAAAAAAGATTTTTTGATACGGGACAAGAGCTTTTTACATTTATAAAGGCTGACATTTTTTTTTCACGCGATAAAGAATTTATAGGTGTTTTGTTTTTGGCAGCCCACGGCGTTTTACTCCATTGTTTTACCAAAGAAATTACTCACGATATTGCAAAATATATAAAAAATAATTTTTTAAGGCACACAGAACCTCTTTCCGTAATGGGAGAAAAAAACACATCCATTTATTTGGAACAATTAATAAATGAAAGCCTGTCTCTTGTGCCGAGCCGGTTTGAAAACTACAAACTGCTTACGCTCAAAACAAAACCTTTAACACCGAACTTTTTTTGCACAAGAGCTTCCGATAATCTGAATACCAAATTGGAATTTATAAAACCGCAGATTGAAGATGCGGAACTTCTCTGTCCTATGGAAATAGAATACAATGAATCGGAAGTCTTGGCTCCCGGAGTAAAAGCCTCTCACGAATCATGTCTAAAGCTATTAAAAAAAAGAATAAACAACCATGCCCTATATGCAGTAAAAAAAGACGGTAAGTATATTGCAAAGGCCGGAATAAACGCATCCGGTTTTAGATGGAATCAAATAGGCGGAGTATTTACAATTCCTGAATATAGAAATAAGGGTGTGGGAGCTGCAAACATGATGATGCTGACAAATGACTGTTTCCAATATAACAAAAAGTGTGCTCTTTTTGTAAAAATTAAAAATCCGGCAGCAAGGCAAATGTATAAAAAAATAGGATTTACCGAATCATGTGATTTTAGAATTTCATATTTTTAGATTTGTCATCTAATTTTTAAAAGAGTTTATTTTAAAAATTTGCTAAAAAGAACATTGCAAGCAAGGAAGCATATCTGGCCTTTTCTTCGGATATAATTTCAACCTTTGAAAGACGAGTAACATAATACCAAAAAAATCCGAAGTCGGGATCAATGCGGAAGGCATACTCCACAAAAGAATCGGTTTTTACCAAATCTCCAAAAAGAAGGGTAACAACATCGTGCAAAATTGCAAAGCAATCTTCAAACGATTCCTTGTATGCGGCAGAATGCTCCGAGCTTATCAGTTTTTCACATAAACAATTTATCCTGTACAAGGTATCTTCTTTACATTCTTCATCATCTTTTTCAACCCAAGTTTTTTGTACAAGAAGCTGAATGTTTTTCCTAAAACTTTCTATCAAGTTTTTTTCGGCATCTACATTGGTTTTATCCGTATAAATTTCAAAAGAAGCGCCTCGGCCGAAGGCCTTTGATATTTTTAAAGCCGACGCAGCAATTTCATTATCGGCAGCATCTATAAATTTAGGAATTTCAAGAACTGCTATATCTTTTATTTCGGGAGACATCAAAAATTCATCACTAAATATCGGATCAACCATGGCTATACCTTGCTATTTTATCAAGATTTTGTCAATACCTTAAAAGCATTTTTTAATTACTTTTTTAAAGGAATAGGATTTTTCCAATACCAACAATGTTTATACTTCTTAAAGAAAAT is from Treponema denticola and encodes:
- a CDS encoding GNAT family N-acetyltransferase gives rise to the protein MKCSVIHLTNKNIDLFIDNILPYEYLCINLAECLKKQKRFFDTGQELFTFIKADIFFSRDKEFIGVLFLAAHGVLLHCFTKEITHDIAKYIKNNFLRHTEPLSVMGEKNTSIYLEQLINESLSLVPSRFENYKLLTLKTKPLTPNFFCTRASDNLNTKLEFIKPQIEDAELLCPMEIEYNESEVLAPGVKASHESCLKLLKKRINNHALYAVKKDGKYIAKAGINASGFRWNQIGGVFTIPEYRNKGVGAANMMMLTNDCFQYNKKCALFVKIKNPAARQMYKKIGFTESCDFRISYF
- a CDS encoding TraB/GumN family protein — encoded protein: MDENNEKTLKRIFLKDREIILLGTAHVSKESINDVESTIREENPDCVCVELDEVRYKSLTSKDAWQQINISQVLREGKGFLLLANLVLASFQKKLGSDLGVKPGDEMKAAIEVSQELNIKTEMVDRPIHTTLKRAWAKNRGWGRSKLLATLLSAAFSNEKLDEDEIEKLKNQSAMDNMMQEMAEYLPNIKGVLIDERDRYLASKIWESSGKKIVAVLGAGHLPGTERFIKELEAGTKTTDVSDIEVIPPKSTVSKIAAWIFPIVIIGLIVLGFFKGGGIKTGQMLLSFVLWNGGLAAIGAVIAMGHPLAILASFLGAPFTTINPFLGIGMISGLVQAWAKKPQVKDMENLTHDAGSFSGWYKNRITKVLLVFILSSLGSSIGTFMTVPALIANLIK
- a CDS encoding DHH family phosphoesterase, which encodes MEEKLSTLCSVLSKDQPVLVQTHDFPDHDALGAAYALLKLLETYGYKVEIAYGGHIQSLSLIEFAEYLDHPLLKLDEIDDLKKYQVVIVDGSPFKGTVKYVGGILKAVIDHHPERMKSTAAYTDIRVGTGACSSIIWSYWKESGKEYDGMTATAMIAGIQLDTAFLSRSVSKLDLDAYYELYFKSDVQKTYQMIKTTINICDLEEIGRAFTDYLRIDNFLIVELSEDYSRAILSVVADFLIWIKDISFVIVLETDGPEYKLSARSRDKNLDAGWLIQEAVKDMGSGGGHAHMAGGAIDAERYCGKTAFLNSIIKLANSEQGNNCGRK
- a CDS encoding glycoside hydrolase family 3 protein; this translates as MKTEFSLAKKSILFFLCIFLLAVDLNSASFVKRLPNFYDNVPNEELAAEIVENMTDEELLAQTFMFGWAGQDPGDLLLSWIQDSGLGSIKVFGWNTGDSLKLAKSISILQKKSLEGRFGIPLFVATDQEGGWVRHVKGLTSETPGNLAIGASGIPQDSYYSGYYISREIRALGINLNFAPTVDLLTDHDSSIIGPRSFGDSPNAAGILGAAFVRGSRDAGVLTTAKHFPGHGDTSIDSHGRLPKIDISEETFRNRELIPFKYLIDAGVPAIMTGHLNFSSILPNGEPATFSKYLLTDILRGEMGFKGLIITDDMMMHGAMNFAGGIAKAVKMALEAGNDIIESSTTPRHYQAFWKDNIRAMKEEPQFKERVKDAAFRILLEKLKYFKSDNYVPILPDIEKLDERIPDKEGQKFFLSLAGRATTIVRAADIPFKPEENEDILLVSAYKDFFKYGLKRFPKAKIIEVDSAYYHARNFDTIIFCLSDKYSLGVLQKIMYSYPKKKYIVISVLSPAFLVKVPKVQTAIAIYSYSPASFTAAFGALCGDFIPNGKLPISGIE